A part of SAR202 cluster bacterium genomic DNA contains:
- a CDS encoding HEPN domain-containing protein → MKFEQDRWIRQAQADLDCAKSNHQSGFYNWGCFISQQSGEKILTAYLYGKGAEDVWGHSLADLCEDATNFDTTFEMIKSVAVLLDKYYFLTRYPSQIPSGISSDIFTQDESSKAIEIAEEVIKFVIERIENS, encoded by the coding sequence ATGAAGTTTGAACAGGATCGTTGGATAAGACAAGCACAAGCAGATTTAGATTGCGCAAAATCAAATCACCAATCTGGTTTTTATAACTGGGGATGTTTTATATCTCAACAATCAGGAGAAAAAATTTTGACAGCATATCTTTATGGTAAAGGAGCAGAAGATGTTTGGGGTCATTCTCTTGCGGATTTATGCGAAGATGCTACAAATTTTGATACTACATTTGAAATGATAAAATCTGTAGCGGTATTACTTGATAAATATTACTTTCTTACTAGATATCCTTCACAGATACCTAGTGGTATTTCTTCAGATATTTTCACCCAAGATGAGTCTTCTAAGGCAATAGAAATAGCTGAAGAAGTTATTAAGTTTGTAATTGAAAGAATTGAAAATAGT